One Phaseolus vulgaris cultivar G19833 chromosome 2, P. vulgaris v2.0, whole genome shotgun sequence DNA window includes the following coding sequences:
- the LOC137812170 gene encoding U-box domain-containing protein 17-like, with protein sequence MASAAIFSSLRRRRSPSLEAFIVPVDLSEVALLETLIYVAGDVVSCFSDNRFPFQRRNSRALVGKVEIFRSMLECLRDSTDGGVLLPTAVLCLKELYLLLYRSKILLDYCARSSKLWLLLQNHCVSGHFHDLSQEFSTLLDVFPVGEIGLSDDVREQVELLQRQSRRAKLFIDKKDDALRTRFFWFLDEFESGRVPDSKDLRCFFVDKLQMLDAKSCRVEVEALEEQIVNHEGDVEPTVPVLNGMVAITRYCRFLLFGFEDELEIEIQKRARKRLITQEIAETFFTVPKDFCCPITLDLMCDPVIISTGQTYDRRSIWRWMEEGHCTCPKTGLLLSHNRLVPNRALRNLIMQWCSAHGVPYDPPEGVDPSVEMFASACPSKASLEANRETAMLLIQQLADGSQVAKTVAAREIRLLAKNGKENRAFIAQAGAIPHLRNLLSSPNFVAQENSVTALLNLSIFERNKSMIMEEGCLGSIVEVLQFGHTTEARENAAATLFSLSAVHEYKKRIADNVGAVEALAWLLLQGTQRGKKDAVTALFNLSTHTENCLRMIEAGAVKAMVVALGNEGVFEEAAGALALIVRQPIGAMAVVGEEAAVGGLLGIMRCGTPRGKENAVAALLELCRSGGAAATERVVRAPALAGLLQTLLFTGTKRARRKAASLARVFQRCENASLHYGGLGVGYAFASDSASTRNTTSFVSDVSLPMSISVPVL encoded by the coding sequence ATGGCTTCGGCGGCTATATTTTCGTCGCTTCGGCGGCGCCGGTCGCCATCGCTGGAGGCGTTTATTGTGCCGGTTGACCTCTCTGAGGTGGCGCTGCTGGAGACACTTATCTACGTCGCCGGAGACGTTGTATCATGCTTCTCCGACAATCGGTTTCCCTTCCAGCGCCGGAACTCGCGTGCCCTCGTCGGAAAAGTGGAGATTTTTCGGTCAATGTTGGAGTGCTTGAGAGACTCCACCGACGGTGGCGTTCTTCTCCCCACGGCGGTGCTGTGCCTAAAGGAGCTTTATTTGCTACTATATCGCTCCAAGATTCTCCTTGATTACTGTGCCCGATCGAGCAAGTTGTGGCTCTTGCTTCAGAACCATTGTGTTTCTGGTCACTTCCATGATTTGAGTCAAGAATTTTCGACCCTTTTGGATGTTTTTCCTGTTGGAGAGATTGGACTCAGTGATGACGTTAGGGAACAGGTTGAGTTGTTGCAGAGACAGTCCAGAAGGGCTAAGTTGTTCATAGATAAGAAAGATGATGCCCTTAGGACAAGGTTCttttggtttcttgatgaaTTTGAAAGTGGGAGGGTTCCTGATTCTAAGGACTTGAGGTGTTTCTTTGTGGATAAGTTGCAGATGCTCGATGCTAAGAGTTGTAGGGTGGAGGTCGAAGCCTTGGAGGAGCAGATTGTGAACCACGAGGGTGATGTTGAGCCAACAGTTCCTGTGCTTAATGGGATGGTGGCTATCACAAGGTATTGTAGGTTTTTGTTATTTGGGTTTGAGGACGAATTGGAAATTGAGATTCAGAAGAGGGCGAGGAAGAGGTTGATTACTCAGGAAATTGCTGAAACATTTTTTACTGTTCCTAAGGACTTTTGCTGTCCGATAACACTGGATTTGATGTGTGATCCTGTAATAATTTCTACCGGTCAAACTTATGATAGGAGGTCTATATGGAGGTGGATGGAGGAGGGGCATTGCACTTGTCCCAAAACTGGGCTATTGCTTTCACATAACAGGCTTGTTCCTAATCGTGCTCTTAGGAATTTGATTATGCAGTGGTGCAGCGCACATGGCGTGCCCTATGATCCACCTGAAGGGGTTGATCCATCTGTTGAGATGTTTGCATCAGCTTGTCCCTCCAAAGCTTCCCTTGAAGCTAACCGAGAGACGGCCATGCTTCTCATTCAGCAGCTTGCTGATGGGTCTCAAGTTGCAAAGACTGTGGCTGCCAGGGAGATAAGATTGCTGGCCaaaaatggaaaggaaaaccgtGCCTTCATTGCGCAAGCTGGGGCAATTCCTCATCTTAGGAACTTGCTTTCCTCTCCCAATTTTGTTGCACAGGAGAATTCTGTGACTGCACTGCTCAATTTATCCATTTTTGAAAGAAATAAGAGTATGATCATGGAGGAAGGGTGTTTGGGATCAATTGTTGAGGTGTTGCAATTCGGGCACACGACTGAGGCAAGGGAGAATGCTGCTGCAACATTGTTCAGCCTCTCTGCTGTCCATGAGTATAAGAAACGAATTGCGGATAATGTGGGAGCTGTTGAAGCATTGGCATGGTTGTTGCTACAGGGAACTCAAAGAGGGAAGAAGGACGCTGTCACAGCATTATTTAATCTCTCCACCCATACTGAGAATTGTTTGAGAATGATAGAGGCAGGGGCAGTGAAAGCTATGGTCGTCGCTTTGGGGAATGAAGGAGTTTTTGAGGAAGCAGCTGGTGCCTTGGCCTTAATTGTTCGGCAGCCTATTGGCGCCATGGCAGTGGTGGGGGAGGAAGCAGCAGTAGGTGGATTGCTAGGAATTATGCGTTGTGGAACGCCAAGAGGTAAAGAGAATGCAGTTGCAGCCTTGCTGGAGCTGTGCAGGAGTGGTGGTGCAGCTGCAACAGAAAGGGTGGTTAGGGCGCCTGCCTTGGCCGGCTTGCTTCAAACCTTGCTTTTTACAGGGACAAAGAGGGCAAGAAGAAAGGCTGCTTCACTTGCTAGAGTGTTTCAGAGATGTGAAAATGCATCTCTACATTATGGTGGATTGGGTGTGGGTTATGCATTTGCTAGCGATTCAGCTTCAACCAGGAATACTACAAGCTTTGTGAGTGATGTTTCACTTCCAATGTCCATTTCTGTTCCTGTTTTATAA
- the LOC137812167 gene encoding transcription repressor OFP5-like, protein MKWGGKKPSPSPSSSSSSRPSFISHVSPFSWLSKFKHMRINSEPKPGALKQNAKQNSTPSESSPYYACGNNRGRFYGGDDEAFWRLSFGEEGNEHRKSDDILKPLKYQMDAEHVISSSSFPGGLNNAKRQGRREATQKSKQKDTGLREETTLLNEAARSVKELESLRRRYERKAQRVLQEQLLKLEKAEEEAEFASSPFLENYVLQYESPRTICTPRKHLFADFKSSGLGNLREARVCSPQLDSEWHNLKQTEELKLKAKSNQQMQSLHVSRENQRRKPKHNSKVKVYSPRIGSKVEVRKIKAIEEKKKAKLKMKKEEEIVEETEGLDSFAVVKCSLDPQKDFRDSMIEMITEKQISQPEEMQDLLACYLTLNSNEYHDLIIQVFKQVWLCMSQASSDI, encoded by the coding sequence ATGAAGTGGGGTGGAAAAAAaccttctccttctccttcttcctcttcctcttctagGCCTTCTTTCATATCTCATGTGTCTCCTTTTTCGTGGCTTTCCAAGTTCAAGCATATGAGAATAAACTCAGAGCCAAAACCTGGCGCACTGAAGCAAAATGCAAAGCAGAATTCAACTCCATCAGAGAGCTCACCCTATTATGCTTGTGGGAATAATAGAGGCAGGTTTTATGGTGGGGATGATGAGGCTTTCTGGAGACTCTCATTTGGTGAAGAGGGCAACGAGCATAGAAAAAGTGATGATATTCTGAAGCCACTAAAGTACCAAATGGATGCTGAACATGTCATTTCATCCTCAAGTTTCCCCGGTGGATTGAATAATGCTAAAAGACAAGGTAGAAGAGAAGCCACTCAGAAGTCGAAGCAGAAGGACACTGGACTGAGAGAAGAAACAACATTGCTGAATGAAGCAGCAAGGAGTGTAAAGGAACTTGAATCCTTGAGGAGGAGATATGAGAGAAAAGCACAAAGAGTTTTGCAAGAGCAGCTCTTGAAATTGGAAAAGGCAGAAGAGGAAGCCGAGTTTGCATCAAGTCCgttcttagaaaattatgtgcTGCAATACGAGTCACCAAGAACAATTTGTACACCAAGGAAGCATTTGTTTGCGGATTTCAAGAGTTCTGGCCTTGGAAATCTCAGAGAAGCTCGAGTGTGTAGTCCCCAATTGGATTCTGAGTGGCATAATTTGAAACAAACTGAGGAGTTGAAATTGAAAGCAAAGAGTAACCAACAAATGCAATCGCTTCATGTGAGCAGAGAAAACCAGAGGAGGAAGCCAAAGCACAACTCCAAGGTTAAAGTATATTCTCCAAGGATAGGTTCCAAGGTTGAAGTCCGTAAAATAAAGGCcatagaagagaagaagaaagcaaaactgaagatgaaGAAAGAAGAGGAAATTGTGGAGGAAACAGAAGGGTTAGATAGCTTTGCGGTGGTGAAATGTTCTTTGGATCCACAGAAAGATTTCAGAGATTCAATGATTGAGATGATCACGGAGAAACAGATCAGCCAGCCAGAAGAAATGCAAGATCTGCTAGCATGTTATCTGACTTTGAATTCCAATGAGTACCATGATCTAATCATCCAAGTGTTCAAGCAAGTATGGTTGTGCATGAGCCAAGCGAGTTCGGATATTTAA
- the LOC137812175 gene encoding heat stress transcription factor A-4c-like — MMDEALGSSCSLPPFLAKTYEMVDDLSTNSIVSWSVSSKSFIVWNPPEFARDLLPRFFKHNNFSSFIRQLNTYGFKKIDPEQWEFANDDFVRGQPHLMKNIHRRKPVHSHSLQNLQAQGPLQDSERQGFTDGIEKLKRDKERLLVELQKFQHEWQTYEIQIHCSNDRLEKLEQKQHKMVSSVSHVLQKPVIAVNILPLTETMDRKRRLPRSGHYYDEASIEDAIETSQMLPRENAENTTLLALNVERLDQLESSVAFWEAIAHDIGDNFAQIQSNMDFDESTSCADSPSISCAQLDVDVRPKSSGIDMNSEPTAAAVPDPLASKDQPAGITVAATGVNDVFWEQFLTEDPGASETQEVQSERKDCDGRKNEGKPNDHSKFWWNIRSANNLSEPMGHVGQAEKT, encoded by the exons ATGATGGATGAGGCACTGGGTAGTTCATGTTCCCTGCCCCCTTTCCTGGCAAAGACTTATGAGATGGTGGATGATCTTTCCACGAATTCAATTGTTTCGTGGAGTGTCTCTAGCAAAAGTTTCATTGTGTGGAATCCTCCAGAATTTGCAAGGGATTTGCTTCCTAGATTCTTTAAGCACAATAACTTCTCAAGTTTCATCAGGCAGCTCAACACATAC GGATTTAAGAAAATTGACCCGGAACAATGGGAATTTGCCAATGATGATTTTGTAAGAGGGCAACCTCATCTTATGAAGAACATTCATAGACGGAAGCCGGTTCATAGCCATTCTTTGCAGAATCTCCAAGCACAGGGCCCATTACAGGACTCGGAAAGGCAGGGTTTTACTGATGGAATAGAGAAGCTTAAACGTGATAAAGAGCGACTTCTAGTCGAGTTGCAGAAATTTCAGCATGAGTGGCAGACATATGAGATACAAATACATTGCTCGAACGATAGGTTGGAAAAGTTGGAACAAAAACAACACAAGATGGTTTCTTCGGTTTCTCATGTATTGCAGAAACCTGTGATTGCTGTAAATATCTTACCTCTGACAGAAACTATGGATAGAAAACGAAGGTTACCGAGAAGTGGCCACTACTATGATGAAGCTAGTATTGAAGATGCTATTGAAACTTCTCAAATGTTACCTAGAGAAAATGCAGAGAATACCACTCTCTTGGCATTAAATGTGGAGCGATTGGATCAGCTTGAATCGTCCGTGGCATTTTGGGAGGCTATTGCACATGATATTGGCGATAACTTCGCTCAAATTCAGTCCAACATGGATTTTGATGAATCTACAAGTTGTGCTGATAGTCCATCCATATCTTGTGCGCAATTAGATGTTGATGTTCGGCCTAAATCATCTGGAATTGACATGAACTCTGAGCCAACTGCAGCTGCTGTTCCCGATCCACTTGCATCAAAAGATCAACCTGCAGGAATCACTGTCGCGGCGACTGGAGTTAATGATGTATTCTGGGAACAGTTCTTGACAGAGGATCCTGGTGCATCAGAAACACAGGAAGTGCAGTCAGAAAGAAAGGATTGTGATGGCagaaaaaatgaaggaaaaccTAATGACCATAGCAAATTTTGGTGGAATATACGGAGTGCAAATAATCTTTCAGAACCGATGGGGCATGTTGGTCAAGCAGAGAAAACTTAG